A window from Drosophila yakuba strain Tai18E2 chromosome 3L, Prin_Dyak_Tai18E2_2.1, whole genome shotgun sequence encodes these proteins:
- the LOC6533218 gene encoding uncharacterized protein LOC6533218 — translation MALERIANSYSTHHLDMAQYGGNASPGNLFSSKFTAFNDRDSLEPRPGNKYRQRHINAHLEEHLVKEKRITKFPLVGALVHKALRRREGAKDKENENEDKDEKEITDPQGNQKDNNNNEEWEPNRMVLPFGLGPDGHHVDAIQSAPAPSAPPAHMLPPAYSRGQTNIYTGVPIIVNPYIDFIVVNGDDRYMIRCERKSVLERSVELAKLIHAGPNSGRKSDNHFQILNVDKNDFELIVRYMEKHFIPYRDHKHLLKILELSDRFNVPDLIIYCIRELDLRISSATALDIFKALWFYQGIALTNQHQTVITTQETGQQLARKKATKAKAQAKQLAAAKAAQSTENGAEGDGAQLNLIPNPNPFTTEDYGVALLHNTLQLIDMHAELQLSMPEISDLRFEELETLVKRDTLQLRSEVTLFECLATWSLAECARKHIDATPENRRTVLGPLCLTPRYLRMTASEFRRCCERLELLPPTEISLITDALEGKKLKNLTDQQAELLEKFRQPRAEYARMPVHLSDRSSPKNYPKKMRLAHEGRPTEEGCWEKVGMNCLRIFVCIFD, via the exons TTCTCCAGCAAATTCACTGCCTTTAACGACAGGGACAGCCTAGAGCCTCGTCCTGGTAACAAGTACCGCCAGCGACACATCAACGCCCATCTGGAGGAGCATCTGGTCAAGGAGAAGCGCATCACCAAATTCCCGCTGGTGGGAGCCCTGGTCCACAAGGCACTGCGGCGTCGGGAGGGGGCAAAGGACAAAGAGAACGAAAACGAGGACAAGGACGAGAAGGAGATCACAGATCCGCAGGGAAACCAgaaagacaacaacaacaacgaggaGTGGGAGCCAAACAGAATGGTGCTTCCATTCGGACTTGGGCCCGATGGCCATCATGTGGATGCAATTCAGAGTGCTCCGGCGCCCAGTGCCCCGCCCGCCCACATGTTGCCACCCGCCTACTCCCGGGGTCAAACCAACATATACACAGGTGTACCCATCATCGTGAATCCGTATATAGACTTCATCGTGGTCAATGGGGATGATCGCTACATGATCAGATGCGAACGGAAATCGGTGCTCGAGCGGAGCGTGGAGCTGGCCAAGCTGATCCATGCCGGTCCGAACAGCGGTCGCAAGAGCGACAACCACTTCCAGATACTCAACGTGGACAAGAACGACTTCGAGCTGATCGTCCGCTACATGGAGAAGCACTTCATTCCCTATCGCGATCACAAGCACCTGCTCAAGATACTCGAGCTATCCGATCGCTTCAACGTTCCAGATCTG ATAATCTATTGCATTCGCGAACTCGATCTCAGAATCTCGAGCGCCACCGCACTGGACATCTTCAAGGCGCTGTGGTTCTACCAGGGCATCGCACTGACCAACCAGCACCAGACAGTGATCACCACCCAGGAGACGGGCCAGCAGCTGGCCAGGAAGAAGGCGACCAAGGCGAAGGCGCAGGCCAAGCAGTTGGCCGCTGCCAAGGCCGCTCAGTCCACCGAAAACGGAGCGGAGGGCGATGGTGCCCAGCTGAACCTCattccgaatccaaatccctTTACCACCGAAGATTACGGCGTGGCACTGCTGCACAACACTCTCCAGCTGATCGATATGCATGCGGAGCTGCAGCTTTCGATGCCGGAGATCAGTGATCTCAGGTTCGAGGAGCTAGAGACGCTGGTCAAGCGGGACACCTTGCAGCTCAGGTCGGAGGTCACACTGTTCGAGTGCCTGGCCACGTGGAGTCTGGCGGAGTGCGCCCGCAAGCACATCGATGCCACGCCGGAGAACCGACGCACTGTCCTCGGTCCTTTGTGCCTCACACCCCGTTACTTGCGAATGACCGCCAGCGAATTCCGGCGATGCTGCGAACGCCTGGAGCTACTGCCACCCACTGAGATATCACTCATCACCGACGCCCTCGAGG GCAAAAAGCTAAAGAACCTCACCGATCAGCAGGCGGAGCTGCTGGAGAAGTTCCGCCAGCCGCGTGCCGAGTACGCCAGGATGCCCGTGCACCTGAGTGATCGGAGCAGTCCGAAGAACTATCCCAAGAAGATGCGACTGGCCCACGAGGGTCGACCCACGGAGGAGGGATGCTGGGAGAAGGTGGGAATGAACTGTCTGCGCATCTTCGTCTGCATATTCGACTGA